A window from Hymenobacter volaticus encodes these proteins:
- a CDS encoding DUF2461 domain-containing protein encodes MNTPQLYDFLAELTQHNERDWFQEHKATYDRLRPEFEAAVGRWLKQMAAHDPALVGLEPKQCIFRIYRDVRFSRNKRPYKTHFSAYFSGGGKKSNNPGYYVQLGPNGQTLLAGGMYEPDKEQLARIRQEIDYNSAALHKLLQTPDFSQYFAGVEGEKLKKAPAGYPADHPEIELLKHKSFIVSHSVPDATARKLDLDTYVPTVFRAMQPFCAYLQEAIDG; translated from the coding sequence ATGAACACGCCCCAACTCTACGATTTTCTCGCCGAACTCACCCAGCACAACGAACGAGACTGGTTTCAGGAGCATAAAGCCACCTACGACCGACTGCGGCCGGAATTTGAAGCTGCTGTAGGGCGCTGGCTGAAGCAGATGGCCGCGCATGACCCGGCACTAGTTGGCCTGGAGCCCAAGCAGTGCATCTTCCGCATCTACCGCGACGTGCGTTTCTCCCGCAACAAGCGGCCTTACAAAACTCATTTCAGCGCGTATTTCTCCGGCGGTGGCAAGAAAAGTAACAACCCCGGCTACTATGTGCAGCTAGGCCCCAACGGACAAACTTTGCTGGCGGGCGGAATGTATGAGCCCGACAAAGAGCAGCTAGCCCGTATCCGGCAGGAAATCGACTACAATAGTGCGGCTCTTCACAAGCTGCTACAAACCCCTGATTTCAGCCAGTACTTTGCTGGAGTGGAAGGCGAGAAGTTGAAAAAGGCACCTGCTGGTTACCCCGCCGACCATCCCGAAATCGAGCTGCTAAAGCACAAAAGCTTTATTGTTAGTCATTCCGTGCCCGACGCAACTGCCCGCAAACTCGACCTCGATACCTACGTGCCCACGGTGTTCCGTGCCATGCAGCCTTTCTGTGCGTATTTGCAGGAAGCAATTGATGGCTAA
- a CDS encoding DUF4174 domain-containing protein, whose protein sequence is MRLTSFRWLLVLGGVVLGSAVARGQASTAPKSSLTALLKASRWQKRVLLLCAPTATDDALLRQRQLLAPARADLAARDLLVQEVLLNQVSPTDKKYLTENLRVSTTGFTALLIGKDGGAKRRETEPVAPSSLFSTIDVMPMRQQEMRKTRRQ, encoded by the coding sequence ATGCGTCTTACTTCTTTTCGCTGGCTGCTTGTACTTGGGGGCGTTGTTTTAGGCTCCGCTGTAGCGAGAGGGCAGGCAAGCACTGCGCCTAAAAGCTCCTTAACCGCGTTGCTGAAAGCTAGCCGCTGGCAAAAACGAGTGCTGTTACTTTGCGCGCCCACGGCCACCGACGACGCCTTGCTGCGCCAACGCCAGTTGCTAGCGCCCGCTCGGGCTGACCTAGCAGCCCGCGACCTGCTGGTGCAAGAAGTGTTGCTCAATCAAGTTTCGCCCACTGACAAGAAGTACCTGACGGAAAACCTCCGCGTTTCAACCACGGGTTTTACAGCGTTACTAATTGGGAAGGACGGAGGCGCCAAGCGCCGCGAAACCGAGCCCGTAGCGCCAAGTTCGCTGTTTTCGACCATTGACGTGATGCCCATGCGGCAGCAGGAAATGCGGAAGACCAGGCGGCAGTAA
- a CDS encoding alpha/beta hydrolase, with protein sequence MASSLDPDPDTYLPDPLGPNFELRHLPQSTDYEGSVRATLVRYRKSPAATRAVLYVHGFNDYFFQRDMATEYAAHGFRFYALDLRKYGRAILRHQRPNNVRDLTEYYDDLDAALAVIRAEGSTTVVLSGHSTGGLIISLYAKARPTAELAALVLNSPFFDLFQPWYRKLSVPLVTSLGALLPDLKLPASLSDTYGQSLHRAYRGQWDYDLAWKPNRVFTINAGWLRAIRLGHRQIRRGLDLQIPVLVLHSDRTAYGRKWSDDFHRSDIVLDVAHIRQLSPRLGSKVTVKAIEGGIHDLFLSAPAVRAAAYRAVFEWLELVLSLEQNARYVENNGA encoded by the coding sequence ATGGCTTCCTCTCTTGACCCCGACCCTGACACGTATTTACCCGACCCGCTAGGCCCCAATTTCGAGTTGCGCCATCTGCCGCAGTCCACCGACTACGAGGGCTCGGTACGGGCTACGCTGGTGCGCTACCGTAAGTCGCCGGCCGCCACGCGCGCAGTGCTCTACGTTCACGGCTTCAACGACTACTTTTTCCAGCGCGACATGGCCACCGAGTATGCTGCGCACGGGTTCCGCTTCTACGCCCTCGATTTGCGCAAGTATGGCCGGGCTATCTTACGGCATCAGCGCCCCAACAACGTCCGGGACCTAACCGAGTATTACGATGACCTCGACGCGGCCCTCGCCGTAATACGGGCCGAGGGCAGTACGACTGTTGTGCTCAGCGGCCACTCTACGGGTGGGCTGATTATCTCGCTTTATGCCAAGGCCCGCCCAACGGCCGAACTGGCGGCGCTGGTATTGAATAGCCCGTTTTTCGACTTGTTTCAGCCTTGGTACCGAAAGCTGAGTGTGCCCCTCGTAACTAGTTTGGGAGCCTTGCTACCCGACTTGAAATTGCCCGCTAGCCTATCCGATACCTACGGTCAGAGCCTGCACCGCGCCTACCGGGGCCAGTGGGATTACGATTTGGCCTGGAAACCTAACCGGGTATTTACAATTAATGCAGGCTGGCTGCGTGCTATCCGACTCGGCCACCGGCAGATCCGGCGCGGTCTGGACCTGCAAATACCGGTACTGGTGCTACACTCCGACCGCACCGCCTACGGCCGGAAATGGTCCGATGATTTCCACCGTTCCGATATTGTGCTCGACGTGGCGCACATCCGCCAACTAAGTCCGCGGCTCGGTAGCAAGGTGACGGTGAAGGCCATAGAAGGCGGCATCCACGACCTGTTTCTGTCGGCTCCGGCGGTGCGGGCTGCAGCATACCGGGCAGTGTTCGAGTGGCTGGAATTGGTGTTGTCGTTAGAGCAAAACGCGAGGTATGTTGAAAATAACGGCGCTTAG
- a CDS encoding L,D-transpeptidase family protein — translation MRLLALLAAALLLTLCARSASPLMIAVEPDPAFRAQQQQYPRVRDAYALHEANLHALLRRNGIQAGRLELYLRAFKVGRRLEAWGREQGTGEFVLLRTYALAGTSGSLGPKHQAGDKQVPEGFYMINRFNPASNYHLSLGLDYPNAADLRHAAPDPGGDIFIHGSNVTVGCLPITDAGIRELYVLAVEARSAGQTDIAVHIFPFEMTAENLARRVASPHLGFWQGLVAGYQYFEDHHQLPTMHVDAHGAYAVE, via the coding sequence ATGCGACTCCTTGCCCTGCTGGCTGCGGCCTTGCTGCTAACTTTGTGTGCCCGTTCTGCTTCGCCTCTTATGATAGCCGTTGAACCCGATCCGGCGTTTCGCGCCCAACAGCAGCAGTATCCGCGCGTGCGAGACGCTTATGCCCTGCACGAAGCCAACCTTCACGCGTTGCTGCGGCGAAATGGCATTCAAGCAGGACGGCTGGAGCTATACCTGCGGGCGTTCAAGGTGGGCCGACGGCTGGAAGCGTGGGGCCGCGAACAAGGCACTGGCGAGTTTGTGCTGTTGCGAACCTATGCTTTGGCCGGCACTTCGGGCTCGCTCGGCCCCAAACACCAAGCCGGCGACAAGCAAGTACCCGAAGGCTTCTACATGATTAACCGCTTCAACCCGGCCAGCAACTACCACCTGTCGCTGGGCCTCGACTACCCCAATGCCGCCGATCTGCGCCATGCCGCTCCCGACCCCGGCGGCGACATTTTTATTCACGGCTCCAACGTCACGGTTGGTTGCCTGCCCATCACCGATGCTGGAATTCGGGAGCTGTACGTGTTGGCCGTCGAAGCCCGCAGTGCCGGCCAAACTGATATTGCCGTGCACATTTTCCCGTTTGAAATGACTGCCGAAAACCTAGCTCGCCGCGTAGCTAGTCCGCACCTTGGCTTTTGGCAGGGCTTGGTAGCTGGCTACCAGTATTTCGAAGATCACCATCAGCTTCCCACCATGCATGTAGATGCCCACGGCGCGTATGCGGTGGAGTAG
- a CDS encoding NUDIX hydrolase — protein MPAYLTLDDFPTPKNLRDSAVLVPIFEDAAGELHVVMVRRSSYGAHGGELAFPGGKHEPTDASLLATALREAEEEVGLAPANVEVLAALPTVDVPSGFRITPFLGKIRRPEVWQWQQREVEEVLEIPLRHLADPTQHVEEVWQLPRWPGPRRVPFYQIAGGYKLWGASYRIISPLIQPLLAGEYVKS, from the coding sequence ATGCCCGCTTATCTTACCCTCGACGATTTTCCAACTCCTAAGAACCTCCGCGACTCCGCAGTACTGGTGCCTATTTTCGAGGATGCCGCCGGGGAACTCCATGTGGTGATGGTTCGCCGCAGTAGCTATGGCGCTCATGGCGGCGAATTGGCTTTTCCGGGCGGCAAGCACGAGCCCACCGACGCGTCGTTGCTGGCTACGGCCCTGCGGGAAGCGGAAGAAGAAGTTGGGCTGGCACCGGCCAACGTGGAAGTGCTGGCCGCCTTACCCACCGTAGATGTGCCAAGTGGCTTTCGAATCACGCCGTTCCTAGGCAAGATTCGGCGGCCAGAAGTGTGGCAGTGGCAGCAGCGCGAAGTAGAGGAAGTACTAGAAATTCCGCTCCGCCACCTCGCCGACCCTACCCAGCATGTGGAAGAGGTATGGCAACTCCCCCGTTGGCCCGGCCCGCGGCGCGTACCCTTCTACCAAATTGCCGGCGGCTACAAGCTCTGGGGCGCCAGCTACCGCATCATCTCGCCCCTCATCCAGCCGCTACTTGCTGGTGAATATGTGAAATCATAA
- a CDS encoding TolB family protein, whose amino-acid sequence MKRLFFLLLTLVPAAAWAQGEQSLWYFGQQAGLSFPVGGGAPTPLLNSKMTTYEGSAVATNAQGQLLFYTNGENIFNRQHTVMPNGRNLTGSSASTQSALIVPDPGSGNVFYVFTVGAQGGKEGLRYSVVDMTRDNGLGDVPRANILLISPVAEKLSAVRHQNGRDVWVVAHRWNSNAFVSYLVTADGVQGKPILSNVGGMHAGPGRNAIGAMKFSPDGRKIAVAVWREANRYEVFDFDRNTGLVKNPKVFSPYPEAYGIEFSPDGTKLYGSSNGEGGGQAQIFQFDLKTGKAAVIGKSANRKVGQLQRAPDGKIYVAREDNPFLGLITNPNGDAATAKYVDDGLKLGGRRGKLGLPNFITEPGK is encoded by the coding sequence ATGAAACGACTTTTTTTCCTGCTTCTCACGCTTGTCCCAGCGGCTGCTTGGGCCCAGGGCGAGCAAAGCCTCTGGTATTTCGGGCAGCAAGCCGGGTTGAGCTTTCCGGTAGGGGGTGGCGCTCCGACGCCGCTGCTCAATAGCAAAATGACTACTTACGAGGGTTCGGCAGTAGCTACGAATGCCCAAGGCCAGCTGCTGTTTTACACCAACGGCGAGAATATCTTCAACCGCCAGCATACCGTCATGCCCAACGGCCGCAACCTGACGGGTTCCAGCGCCAGCACTCAAAGCGCCCTCATCGTGCCCGATCCTGGTAGCGGCAACGTGTTCTACGTGTTTACGGTTGGCGCGCAAGGTGGCAAGGAAGGGCTGCGCTACTCGGTAGTGGACATGACCCGCGACAATGGCCTCGGCGATGTGCCCCGCGCCAACATTCTGCTCATTTCGCCCGTTGCCGAAAAGCTGAGCGCCGTGCGTCACCAAAACGGGCGCGACGTATGGGTGGTAGCGCACCGCTGGAACTCTAATGCCTTCGTGAGCTACCTCGTGACGGCCGATGGCGTGCAGGGCAAACCTATTCTGAGCAATGTGGGCGGCATGCACGCCGGCCCCGGCCGCAATGCCATCGGCGCTATGAAGTTCTCGCCCGATGGCCGTAAAATAGCTGTGGCCGTGTGGCGCGAAGCCAACCGCTACGAGGTGTTCGACTTCGACCGCAACACGGGCTTGGTGAAGAACCCGAAAGTCTTCTCTCCTTACCCAGAAGCCTACGGCATCGAATTCTCGCCTGATGGCACCAAGCTCTATGGTTCCAGCAACGGTGAAGGCGGCGGCCAAGCCCAAATATTCCAGTTCGACTTGAAAACCGGCAAAGCAGCGGTAATCGGCAAATCGGCCAACCGCAAAGTAGGCCAGCTCCAGCGCGCCCCCGACGGTAAAATTTACGTGGCCCGCGAAGACAATCCCTTCCTCGGCCTTATCACCAACCCCAACGGCGACGCTGCCACCGCCAAATACGTGGACGACGGCCTGAAGCTCGGTGGCCGCCGCGGAAAACTCGGCCTCCCCAACTTCATTACCGAGCCAGGGAAGTAA
- a CDS encoding DUF5723 family protein — protein MNKLRSFTLAALLLGTTLSVQAQNEISNFTATGRGGVATTFATDYQAIGINPANLGRVGGARFAFTIGEFGAGISSKSLTRDQLRKFVYNTNDELTLSEKQELARGFTSDNALNLNADATTLGLAVQIPALGGIAISNRVRSVGHVELNRNAAELMFLGRDAPIYATASASNIPLVSEALDGTKLQFSALNEFNIAWGKRIVDLPLFQLSAGAGYRYIQGVGVIDVRVKPGDLQAYSSLSAVFDINYGNLTSDPNFNFETRTNGLQPVGHGNGFDLGLSAEVGKIVRLGAAVTDMGNMTWEGNLLTANDQKLKRLKSAGVGSYDFFKEAAEIFASGTDSLFQYQTGQDRKAKLPTKMRLGAGFRISEFFETGLDVTLPLNNVAGNITSPFVGAGLDYKPVSWLRLSSGVSGGAGYGIGIPLGLTVATSVYEGGISTRDIAGLFANKDPYISVAAGFLRFKFGGKTQ, from the coding sequence GTGAATAAGCTTCGCTCCTTCACACTGGCGGCCCTTCTACTGGGAACTACGCTCTCGGTACAGGCCCAAAACGAGATAAGCAATTTCACGGCAACCGGCCGCGGCGGGGTAGCCACTACTTTTGCTACCGACTACCAAGCTATTGGTATTAACCCCGCCAACCTTGGACGGGTAGGTGGGGCCCGGTTCGCGTTTACCATCGGGGAGTTTGGGGCCGGAATAAGCTCGAAGTCGCTCACGCGTGACCAGTTGCGCAAGTTTGTGTACAACACCAACGACGAGCTGACGCTAAGCGAAAAACAAGAGCTAGCCCGCGGCTTCACTTCCGACAACGCCCTCAACCTGAATGCTGACGCAACGACGCTAGGCCTGGCAGTACAGATACCCGCTTTGGGGGGAATTGCTATCAGCAACCGCGTACGCTCTGTTGGCCACGTTGAGCTTAATAGAAATGCGGCGGAATTGATGTTTTTGGGCAGAGATGCTCCGATTTACGCCACGGCTAGTGCCAGCAACATTCCGCTCGTGTCGGAGGCGCTGGATGGGACGAAGCTTCAATTTTCGGCGCTCAACGAGTTCAACATTGCCTGGGGCAAGCGCATCGTTGATTTGCCCTTGTTCCAACTCTCGGCCGGGGCGGGTTACCGATATATTCAGGGTGTTGGCGTAATAGACGTGCGCGTAAAGCCCGGCGACTTGCAAGCTTACAGCTCTCTGTCGGCGGTGTTCGATATCAACTACGGCAACTTAACCTCCGACCCAAATTTCAACTTCGAAACCCGCACCAACGGCTTGCAACCCGTGGGCCACGGCAACGGCTTCGACCTAGGCTTGTCGGCGGAAGTGGGCAAGATCGTGCGCTTGGGCGCGGCCGTCACGGATATGGGCAACATGACCTGGGAAGGCAATTTGCTCACGGCCAACGACCAGAAACTGAAGCGCCTCAAATCGGCCGGCGTGGGCAGCTACGACTTTTTCAAAGAAGCCGCCGAAATCTTTGCCTCCGGCACCGACAGTTTGTTTCAGTACCAGACGGGCCAGGACCGCAAAGCCAAATTGCCAACCAAAATGCGGCTGGGCGCCGGCTTCCGCATCAGCGAATTCTTTGAAACGGGCCTCGACGTAACGCTTCCCCTCAACAACGTGGCGGGCAACATCACGTCGCCTTTTGTTGGTGCAGGCCTCGATTACAAGCCCGTAAGCTGGCTGCGCCTGAGCAGCGGCGTATCGGGTGGGGCGGGGTATGGTATTGGCATACCCCTGGGCTTGACTGTTGCGACCAGCGTTTACGAAGGCGGCATTAGCACCCGCGACATAGCTGGCCTTTTTGCCAACAAAGACCCCTACATATCAGTGGCCGCCGGGTTTCTGCGCTTCAAATTTGGCGGCAAGACCCAGTAG
- the meaB gene encoding methylmalonyl Co-A mutase-associated GTPase MeaB, giving the protein MAKRFSVSEYTDGVLSGNRVMLSRAITLVESTLPSDQALAQQVLDAVLPHAGRSVRVGITGVPGVGKSTFIEALGLHLVNTQGHRLAVLAVDPSSQRSGGSILGDKTRMNLLAAHPQAFIRPSPAGRSLGGVTRATREAMALCEAAGHDVIFVETVGVGQSETAVHSMVDFFLLLMLAGAGDELQGIKKGIMEMADAVTITKADGDNELASRRARREYQNALHLFPLAPSAWSPVVTTSSALTGAGVPEVWAIVERYVQQTQASGYFQRRRQEQNLHWLHETIRETLEAHFFARPEVQQHLPAVQQRVLSGQQSAFGAAAELLGL; this is encoded by the coding sequence ATGGCCAAGCGCTTTTCCGTTTCCGAGTACACCGACGGCGTCCTGAGTGGCAACCGCGTCATGCTGAGCCGTGCTATTACGCTGGTGGAGAGCACCTTGCCTTCCGACCAAGCGTTAGCTCAGCAAGTGCTTGATGCCGTGCTGCCCCACGCGGGTCGCTCGGTGCGGGTCGGTATTACGGGCGTGCCGGGGGTAGGCAAAAGCACGTTTATTGAGGCGTTGGGCTTGCACTTAGTGAACACCCAAGGCCACCGGCTGGCCGTATTGGCCGTTGACCCCAGCAGCCAACGCAGCGGCGGCAGCATCCTCGGCGACAAAACCCGTATGAACTTACTGGCCGCACACCCGCAAGCTTTCATTCGCCCTTCGCCGGCCGGGCGGAGCTTGGGCGGCGTTACGCGGGCCACGCGCGAAGCCATGGCCCTCTGCGAAGCGGCAGGCCACGACGTCATCTTTGTGGAAACCGTGGGCGTAGGCCAGAGCGAAACCGCCGTACACAGCATGGTCGATTTTTTCCTGTTGCTGATGCTGGCTGGAGCCGGCGACGAGCTGCAAGGCATCAAGAAGGGCATCATGGAAATGGCCGATGCCGTCACCATCACCAAAGCTGACGGCGACAACGAACTAGCTTCCCGCCGCGCCCGCCGCGAATATCAAAACGCCCTCCACCTCTTCCCGCTGGCCCCCAGCGCCTGGTCGCCCGTGGTTACCACCAGCTCGGCCCTGACGGGTGCGGGGGTGCCCGAAGTGTGGGCTATTGTAGAACGATACGTTCAGCAAACCCAAGCCAGCGGCTACTTCCAGCGCCGTCGGCAGGAGCAAAACCTGCACTGGCTCCACGAAACCATCCGCGAAACCCTGGAAGCCCATTTCTTCGCCCGCCCCGAGGTGCAGCAACATCTGCCCGCCGTGCAACAGCGCGTATTATCCGGTCAGCAATCCGCCTTTGGAGCCGCCGCCGAGTTACTAGGGCTCTAG
- a CDS encoding VOC family protein produces MSQYIGALTLLVRNYDEAIAYYTNVLEFELLEDTDQGNGKRWVVVAPAGAATHLLLAQAATEEQVQHIGNQAGGRVILFLHTTDFDTDHAAMQARGVQFLEEPRYESYGSVAVFQDFYGNKWDLLGPPRA; encoded by the coding sequence ATGAGCCAATACATCGGAGCCCTGACGCTGCTCGTGCGTAATTACGACGAAGCTATAGCCTACTACACGAACGTACTCGAGTTTGAACTGCTAGAAGACACCGACCAAGGCAACGGGAAACGGTGGGTGGTAGTAGCGCCAGCGGGTGCTGCCACGCACCTGCTCCTAGCCCAAGCTGCTACCGAAGAGCAGGTCCAACACATCGGAAACCAAGCAGGTGGCCGCGTAATCCTGTTTTTGCACACCACCGACTTCGACACCGATCATGCGGCCATGCAAGCGCGCGGCGTGCAGTTTCTGGAAGAGCCGCGCTACGAAAGCTACGGCAGCGTAGCCGTGTTTCAGGATTTCTACGGCAACAAGTGGGACTTACTAGGCCCGCCACGCGCGTAG
- a CDS encoding DUF5916 domain-containing protein, with protein sequence MRHCFVFIFWLSSTLLASSALAQQSAATKATESADSKVPAPKRALQAVRITESIKLDGLLDEAVWQQATAATDFIQNRPNPGPHEKHPTEVRILYDDANLYVGAVMHDVNADSIPQELSARDDFGNTDFIAIFLDTYHDKLNGYGFFVTTGGVQMDCRYSPAGGEDFAWNAVWESRTAIRGTDWVAEMRIPYSAIRFSATAEQLWGLNFMRRRKRENQDFFWNEVKPAVDGFVNQWGELKGVRDIKPPLRLSLTPYVSSYVNHNPLNAEGTRRTTTSFNGGADIKWGINESFTLDATLVPDFGQVQSDNQVLNLSPFEVQFNENRQFFTEGTELFNKGNLFYSRRVGATPIGFYNVEEKIGADEKLVKNPAETRLLNATKVSGRTSKGLGVGLFNALSNDVYATIRNTETGEERSVKTQPFSNYSIAVLDQSLKNNSYVSLINTNVTRAGSTYDANVTGGLFRFANKKNSYALDGRIVYSRRRGKVFGSEKEIDDQDGYKYQIGFGKISGAFTWGFNHGIESNRYNPNDLGILFGNNNISQNIYFNYNKYKPFWKVNNLYSWSEITQSLLYKPTRYQDISISGGTQTTFTKSFITTGFNVNIDPTKNDFYEPRVFPLGEYYVRVPSSVNVGGFMSTDYRKKLAWDVNGGIRTYAEDDRLPRPRRMGYGLAVSPRYRVNNKLNFRYNIEWDYKLNQIGYVNGGMDEGEPLDQEFIGQVILGRRNVVTVSNVLSMAYTFSNRMSFTFRTRHYTSNVLYQDFARLTPGGNEELVDYRRNRDNTYNAFNIDAVYSWWFAPGSQISVVWKNANNPDYDYRSGNEATPLYFNNLSNTINTPHNNSVSIKVLYYLDYLALRPKKG encoded by the coding sequence ATGCGCCACTGCTTTGTCTTTATTTTTTGGCTAAGTAGTACGCTGCTGGCCAGTTCCGCGCTTGCACAGCAGTCAGCCGCCACAAAGGCTACAGAGTCCGCCGACTCGAAAGTGCCAGCGCCCAAGCGTGCGTTGCAAGCCGTGCGCATCACCGAGAGCATCAAGCTGGATGGCTTGCTCGATGAAGCCGTTTGGCAACAGGCCACTGCGGCCACCGACTTCATTCAGAACCGTCCCAACCCCGGCCCGCACGAAAAGCACCCCACGGAAGTACGCATCCTCTACGACGATGCCAACCTGTACGTCGGAGCCGTCATGCACGATGTGAATGCCGATTCTATCCCGCAAGAGTTATCCGCCCGCGACGATTTCGGCAACACCGACTTCATTGCCATCTTCCTCGATACCTACCACGACAAGCTCAACGGCTACGGCTTCTTCGTGACGACGGGTGGCGTACAGATGGACTGCCGTTACTCGCCGGCTGGTGGCGAAGACTTCGCTTGGAATGCCGTGTGGGAATCGCGCACCGCCATCAGAGGTACCGATTGGGTGGCGGAAATGCGCATTCCGTATTCGGCTATTCGTTTCAGTGCTACTGCCGAGCAACTGTGGGGGCTCAATTTTATGCGCCGCCGCAAGCGCGAAAACCAAGACTTCTTCTGGAATGAGGTAAAGCCCGCTGTGGACGGTTTCGTGAACCAGTGGGGCGAGTTGAAGGGCGTGCGCGACATCAAGCCGCCATTGCGCCTCTCGCTCACGCCGTACGTGTCGAGCTACGTAAATCATAACCCACTGAACGCGGAAGGCACACGCCGCACTACCACCAGCTTCAATGGTGGCGCCGATATCAAATGGGGCATCAACGAAAGCTTCACCCTGGACGCTACCCTAGTCCCCGACTTCGGGCAGGTACAGAGCGACAACCAAGTGCTCAACTTGTCGCCGTTTGAGGTGCAGTTCAACGAAAACCGCCAGTTCTTCACCGAAGGCACCGAGCTATTCAACAAAGGCAACCTGTTCTACTCGCGCCGAGTGGGTGCCACGCCTATTGGGTTTTATAATGTGGAAGAAAAGATAGGCGCCGATGAAAAGTTGGTAAAGAACCCTGCGGAAACGCGCCTGCTGAATGCCACCAAAGTATCGGGCCGCACCAGCAAGGGCTTGGGGGTGGGGTTGTTCAACGCCCTCAGCAACGACGTGTACGCCACCATTCGGAACACCGAAACCGGCGAAGAACGGTCGGTGAAGACACAGCCGTTCAGCAACTACAGCATTGCGGTACTCGACCAGAGCTTGAAAAACAACTCCTACGTCAGCCTCATCAACACCAACGTGACCCGCGCGGGCAGCACCTACGACGCCAACGTGACGGGCGGGCTGTTTCGCTTTGCCAACAAAAAGAACTCGTATGCGCTGGATGGCCGCATCGTGTACTCGCGCCGCCGGGGCAAGGTGTTTGGTTCGGAAAAGGAAATCGATGACCAAGACGGCTACAAGTACCAAATAGGCTTCGGCAAAATCAGTGGAGCTTTCACGTGGGGCTTCAACCACGGCATCGAGTCCAACCGCTACAACCCCAACGACTTGGGCATCCTGTTCGGTAACAACAACATCTCGCAGAACATCTACTTCAATTACAACAAGTACAAGCCGTTCTGGAAGGTAAACAACCTCTACAGCTGGAGCGAAATCACGCAGTCGTTGCTCTACAAGCCCACGCGCTACCAAGACATTAGTATTTCGGGCGGCACGCAAACCACGTTCACTAAGAGCTTTATCACTACGGGCTTCAACGTGAACATCGACCCCACGAAAAACGACTTCTACGAGCCGCGGGTGTTCCCGCTCGGCGAGTATTATGTGCGGGTACCGAGCAGCGTCAACGTGGGAGGGTTTATGTCGACGGATTACCGCAAGAAACTGGCCTGGGACGTAAACGGCGGCATTCGCACTTATGCCGAGGACGACCGGCTGCCGCGGCCGCGCCGCATGGGCTACGGCTTGGCCGTGTCGCCGCGCTACCGCGTCAACAACAAGCTCAACTTCCGCTACAACATCGAGTGGGACTACAAGCTCAACCAGATTGGCTACGTAAACGGCGGCATGGACGAAGGCGAACCGCTCGACCAGGAATTCATTGGGCAGGTAATTTTGGGTCGCCGCAACGTGGTTACGGTTTCCAACGTGTTGTCGATGGCCTACACGTTCTCTAACCGCATGTCGTTTACATTCCGCACGCGGCACTACACCAGCAACGTGCTCTATCAGGATTTTGCGCGGCTCACGCCCGGTGGCAACGAGGAATTGGTCGATTACCGCCGCAACCGCGACAACACCTACAATGCCTTCAACATCGATGCGGTGTACTCGTGGTGGTTTGCGCCGGGCTCCCAAATCAGCGTGGTGTGGAAGAACGCCAACAACCCCGACTACGACTACCGCTCCGGCAACGAGGCGACGCCGCTTTACTTCAACAACCTGAGCAACACCATCAATACACCGCACAACAATTCGGTGTCCATCAAGGTGCTGTACTACCTCGATTACCTGGCGTTGCGGCCAAAGAAGGGGTAG